Proteins encoded by one window of Apus apus isolate bApuApu2 chromosome 17, bApuApu2.pri.cur, whole genome shotgun sequence:
- the SLC26A11 gene encoding sodium-independent sulfate anion transporter isoform X8 — protein sequence MPGPRQCCPCPGGWRWLPALRWLPRYSLAWLQLDLMAGLTVGLTVVPQALAYAEVAGLPLQYGLYSSFTGCFVYCFLGTAKDVTLGPTAIMSLLVSSYAFHEPVYAVLLAFLSGCIQLAMGLLHLGFLLDFISCPVIKGFTSAASITISFNQVKNILGLQGIPRQFFLQVYETLRRIGETRAGDAVLGLACLAALAGLQAMKSRLPRAAGAEPLAARVSYLIVWTTATGALATPCSLPSRGCPCWGPVSLGQGRDSLKLVKTRSAGAETWRWVTEDQVPRLVLPLYMSLPKAWKSSAARIPTSCCPSCCSGLQACFHGCSLCCSTQRPGGPVCWPGCLLLPGDGLPATDTHRQHPPGPPGLPAAALLHGCTQRHRPLPEHGGGHGGRAGRGPAHGPAGDHCDCQGFWAGPRAPLCDVPALLLGGPVWHCGWGAGLGDSPPLLNCQAPNKGVGGGRARCAAGEQPALPSRRVPPGRHLQPCPGSTISTTFHHPGLSPHQQH from the exons ATGCCGGGTCCCCGGCAGTGCTGCCCGTGCCCGGGGGGCTGGCGGTGGCTGCCGGCCCTGCGCTGGCTGCCGCGCTACTccctggcctggctgcagctggaccTGATGGCCGGTCTGACCGTGGGGCTCACCGTCGTGCCGCAGGCCCTGGCGTACGCTGAGGTGGCCGGGCTGCCTCTGCAG TACGGCCTCTACTCTTCCTTCACGGGCTGCTTTGTCTACTGCTTCCTGGGCACTGCCAAGGACGTGACTCTGGGTCCCACAGCCATCATGTCGCTGCTTGTCTCCTCTTACGCCTTCCACGAGCCTGTCTATGCCGTCCTGCTTGCCTTCCTCTCcggctgcatccagctggccATGGGGCTCCTGCACCTCG GTTTCCTTCTGGACTTCATTTCCTGCCCGGTCATTAAAGGGTTTACATCGGCTGCTTCCATCACCATTAGCTTCAACCAGGTCAAG AAcatcctggggctgcaggggatcCCTCGGCAGTTTTTCCTGCAGGTGTATGAAACACTGCGGAGGATCGGGGAGACCAG GGCTGGGGACGCCGTCCTGGGGCTGGCCTGCCTGGCTGCGCTGGCAGGGCTCCAGGCCATGAAGAGCCGCCTGCCCcgagctgctggtgctgagccgCTGGCTGCCAGGGTCAGCTACCTTATCGTCTGGACCACTGCCACGGGTGCGCTGGCCACCCCCTGCTCGCTCCCCTCACGTGGTTGTCCCTGCTGGGGTCCTGTCTCTCTGGGGCAGGGAAGAGATAGCCTGAAACTGGTAAAGACCAGGTCAGCAGGAGCTGAGACTTGGAGGTGGGTCACTGAGGACCAAGTCCCAAGGTTGGTCCTGCCATTGTACATGTCCCTTCCTAAGGCTTGGAAGTCCTCAGCAGCCCGGATACCCACCTCCTGctgtccctcctgctgctctgggctccAGGCATGTTTTCATGGttgctctctctgctgcagcacgCAACGCCCTGGTGGTCCTGTTTGCTGGCCTGGTTGCCTACTCCTTCCAGGTGATGGGCTCCCAGCCACTGACACTCACCGGCAGCATCCCCCGGGGCCTCCCGGCCTTCCGGCTGCCGCGCTTCTCCATGGCTGCACCCAACGGCACCGTCCCCTTCCGGAGCATGGTGGAG GACATGGGGGTCGGGCTGGCCGTGGTCCCGCTCATGGGCCTGCTGGAGACCATTGCGATTGCCAAGGCTTTTG GGCTGGACCTCGTGCCCCTCTGTGTGAcgttcctgctctgcttctgggaGGTCCAGTATGGCATTGTGGCTGGGGTGCTGGTCTCGGggattctcctcctctactcaATTGCCAGGCCCCCAATAAAG GTGTTGGAGGGGGACGTGCTCGTTGTGCAGCCGGGGAGCAGCCTGCACTTCCCAGCCGTCGAGTGCCTCCGGGACGCCATCTGCAGCCGTGCCCTGGCAG CACCATCTCCACCACGTTCCATCATCCTGGACTGTCACCACATCAGCAGCATTGA
- the SLC26A11 gene encoding sodium-independent sulfate anion transporter isoform X9, whose translation MPGPRQCCPCPGGWRWLPALRWLPRYSLAWLQLDLMAGLTVGLTVVPQALAYAEVAGLPLQYGLYSSFTGCFVYCFLGTAKDVTLGPTAIMSLLVSSYAFHEPVYAVLLAFLSGCIQLAMGLLHLGFLLDFISCPVIKGFTSAASITISFNQVKNILGLQGIPRQFFLQVYETLRRIGETRAGDAVLGLACLAALAGLQAMKSRLPRAAGAEPLAARVSYLIVWTTATARNALVVLFAGLVAYSFQVMGSQPLTLTGSIPRGLPAFRLPRFSMAAPNGTVPFRSMVEDMGVGLAVVPLMGLLETIAIAKAFGLDLVPLCVTFLLCFWEVQYGIVAGVLVSGILLLYSIARPPIKVLEGDVLVVQPGSSLHFPAVECLRDAICSRALAAPSPPRSIILDCHHISSIDYTAVVGLAELLQELHNHSLSLAFCSVQDTVLQVLLSADLEGFQHFPSLEEAERAAGAESEGGRAAPFTSTSQSSLLPTGLIQ comes from the exons ATGCCGGGTCCCCGGCAGTGCTGCCCGTGCCCGGGGGGCTGGCGGTGGCTGCCGGCCCTGCGCTGGCTGCCGCGCTACTccctggcctggctgcagctggaccTGATGGCCGGTCTGACCGTGGGGCTCACCGTCGTGCCGCAGGCCCTGGCGTACGCTGAGGTGGCCGGGCTGCCTCTGCAG TACGGCCTCTACTCTTCCTTCACGGGCTGCTTTGTCTACTGCTTCCTGGGCACTGCCAAGGACGTGACTCTGGGTCCCACAGCCATCATGTCGCTGCTTGTCTCCTCTTACGCCTTCCACGAGCCTGTCTATGCCGTCCTGCTTGCCTTCCTCTCcggctgcatccagctggccATGGGGCTCCTGCACCTCG GTTTCCTTCTGGACTTCATTTCCTGCCCGGTCATTAAAGGGTTTACATCGGCTGCTTCCATCACCATTAGCTTCAACCAGGTCAAG AAcatcctggggctgcaggggatcCCTCGGCAGTTTTTCCTGCAGGTGTATGAAACACTGCGGAGGATCGGGGAGACCAG GGCTGGGGACGCCGTCCTGGGGCTGGCCTGCCTGGCTGCGCTGGCAGGGCTCCAGGCCATGAAGAGCCGCCTGCCCcgagctgctggtgctgagccgCTGGCTGCCAGGGTCAGCTACCTTATCGTCTGGACCACTGCCACGG cacgCAACGCCCTGGTGGTCCTGTTTGCTGGCCTGGTTGCCTACTCCTTCCAGGTGATGGGCTCCCAGCCACTGACACTCACCGGCAGCATCCCCCGGGGCCTCCCGGCCTTCCGGCTGCCGCGCTTCTCCATGGCTGCACCCAACGGCACCGTCCCCTTCCGGAGCATGGTGGAG GACATGGGGGTCGGGCTGGCCGTGGTCCCGCTCATGGGCCTGCTGGAGACCATTGCGATTGCCAAGGCTTTTG GGCTGGACCTCGTGCCCCTCTGTGTGAcgttcctgctctgcttctgggaGGTCCAGTATGGCATTGTGGCTGGGGTGCTGGTCTCGGggattctcctcctctactcaATTGCCAGGCCCCCAATAAAG GTGTTGGAGGGGGACGTGCTCGTTGTGCAGCCGGGGAGCAGCCTGCACTTCCCAGCCGTCGAGTGCCTCCGGGACGCCATCTGCAGCCGTGCCCTGGCAG CACCATCTCCACCACGTTCCATCATCCTGGACTGTCACCACATCAGCAGCATTGATTACACGGCggtggtggggctggcagagctgctgcaggagctgcacaaCCACAGCCTCTCGCTGGCCTTCTGCAGCGTGCAG GACACTGTTCTCCAAGTCCTGCTGTCTGCAGACTTAGAAGGATTCCAGCATTTCCCCAGCCTGGAAGAGGCAG AGcgggctgcaggagcagagtcggagggtggcagggcagcccccttcaccagcaccagccagagCTCACTGCTGCCCACAGGACTCATCCAGTGA
- the SLC26A11 gene encoding sodium-independent sulfate anion transporter isoform X7, whose amino-acid sequence MPGPRQCCPCPGGWRWLPALRWLPRYSLAWLQLDLMAGLTVGLTVVPQALAYAEVAGLPLQYGLYSSFTGCFVYCFLGTAKDVTLGPTAIMSLLVSSYAFHEPVYAVLLAFLSGCIQLAMGLLHLGFLLDFISCPVIKGFTSAASITISFNQVKNILGLQGIPRQFFLQVYETLRRIGETRAGDAVLGLACLAALAGLQAMKSRLPRAAGAEPLAARVSYLIVWTTATGALATPCSLPSRGCPCWGPVSLGQGRDSLKLVKTRSAGAETWRWVTEDQVPRLVLPLYMSLPKAWKSSAARIPTSCCPSCCSGLQACFHGCSLCCSTQRPGGPVCWPGCLLLPGDGLPATDTHRQHPPGPPGLPAAALLHGCTQRHRPLPEHGGASQNSYRIDPNQELLALGFANILGSFVSSYPITGSFGRTAVNAQSGVCTPAGGLVTEQRWPLSSSRLWSPCLTLRSSGRCGGLRVRAPPGTVDLPVQPALPAAGAVPEGPVTRGQGAPEPGSHLL is encoded by the exons ATGCCGGGTCCCCGGCAGTGCTGCCCGTGCCCGGGGGGCTGGCGGTGGCTGCCGGCCCTGCGCTGGCTGCCGCGCTACTccctggcctggctgcagctggaccTGATGGCCGGTCTGACCGTGGGGCTCACCGTCGTGCCGCAGGCCCTGGCGTACGCTGAGGTGGCCGGGCTGCCTCTGCAG TACGGCCTCTACTCTTCCTTCACGGGCTGCTTTGTCTACTGCTTCCTGGGCACTGCCAAGGACGTGACTCTGGGTCCCACAGCCATCATGTCGCTGCTTGTCTCCTCTTACGCCTTCCACGAGCCTGTCTATGCCGTCCTGCTTGCCTTCCTCTCcggctgcatccagctggccATGGGGCTCCTGCACCTCG GTTTCCTTCTGGACTTCATTTCCTGCCCGGTCATTAAAGGGTTTACATCGGCTGCTTCCATCACCATTAGCTTCAACCAGGTCAAG AAcatcctggggctgcaggggatcCCTCGGCAGTTTTTCCTGCAGGTGTATGAAACACTGCGGAGGATCGGGGAGACCAG GGCTGGGGACGCCGTCCTGGGGCTGGCCTGCCTGGCTGCGCTGGCAGGGCTCCAGGCCATGAAGAGCCGCCTGCCCcgagctgctggtgctgagccgCTGGCTGCCAGGGTCAGCTACCTTATCGTCTGGACCACTGCCACGGGTGCGCTGGCCACCCCCTGCTCGCTCCCCTCACGTGGTTGTCCCTGCTGGGGTCCTGTCTCTCTGGGGCAGGGAAGAGATAGCCTGAAACTGGTAAAGACCAGGTCAGCAGGAGCTGAGACTTGGAGGTGGGTCACTGAGGACCAAGTCCCAAGGTTGGTCCTGCCATTGTACATGTCCCTTCCTAAGGCTTGGAAGTCCTCAGCAGCCCGGATACCCACCTCCTGctgtccctcctgctgctctgggctccAGGCATGTTTTCATGGttgctctctctgctgcagcacgCAACGCCCTGGTGGTCCTGTTTGCTGGCCTGGTTGCCTACTCCTTCCAGGTGATGGGCTCCCAGCCACTGACACTCACCGGCAGCATCCCCCGGGGCCTCCCGGCCTTCCGGCTGCCGCGCTTCTCCATGGCTGCACCCAACGGCACCGTCCCCTTCCGGAGCATGGTGGAG cctcTCAGAACAGTTACAGGATTGACCCcaaccaggagctgctggctctgg GCTTTGCCAACATCCTGGGATCCTTTGTCTCGTCGTATCCCATCACGGGCAGCTTTGGCCG GACAGCCGTGAACGCGCAGTCGGGTGTCTGCACCCCCGCAGGAGGGTTGGTCACAG AGCAGCGCTGGCCGCTGTCATCATCTCGGCTGTGGTCCCCATGTTTGACGCTGAGATCTTCAGGACGCTGTGGCGGGTTAAGAGTGAGGGCACCACCGGGGACGGTCGATCTCCCGGTGCAGCCGGCTCTGCCGGCAGCAGGCGCTGTCCCGGAGGGCCCTGTGACACGGGGACAAGGCGCACCTGAGCCTGGGTCACATCTCTTGTAG